One genomic region from Candidatus Nomurabacteria bacterium encodes:
- a CDS encoding glycosyltransferase family 4 protein: MKIGLICPYDIFKNGGVQECVLALKHEYTKTGHEAYIITPRPKGVETEQIDGIILVGESRDFKSPFHTTAQVSVSLENGAIEKILEEHKFDILHFHEPWVPIVSRQILAKSNTVNVATFHAKLPETMVSKTIEKVITPYTKSILKYIDSYTAVSEPASEYIKTLTDSNIELIPNGIDIKKFTPKSGTQRHESTILYIGRLEKRKGVLYLLKAFAELQKINSQAQLVIAGDGPDRQKLEMFVDDNNIEHVEFLGFVDEATKIELLHSATIFCSPAIYGESFGIVLLEAMSAGTVTVASNNPGYESVLKETGAISIVNVKDTAEFARRLQLMMVDTKMRDLWVKWAKNYVQQFEYARIAQQYLDIYEKTMKAKK; encoded by the coding sequence ATGAAAATTGGATTAATATGCCCTTATGACATATTTAAGAATGGTGGCGTACAAGAATGTGTCTTAGCTCTCAAGCATGAATATACTAAAACTGGTCATGAGGCGTACATTATTACTCCCCGCCCAAAGGGTGTTGAGACTGAACAAATCGATGGAATTATATTAGTTGGTGAATCTCGTGATTTTAAATCGCCTTTTCACACAACAGCTCAAGTTTCTGTTAGTCTTGAGAATGGAGCTATAGAAAAAATACTCGAGGAACATAAATTTGATATTTTGCACTTTCATGAACCTTGGGTTCCAATTGTTAGTAGGCAGATCCTAGCTAAATCAAACACTGTTAATGTTGCTACATTCCATGCAAAATTGCCCGAAACCATGGTTAGTAAAACTATCGAAAAAGTCATTACTCCTTATACCAAATCAATCTTAAAATATATTGACTCTTATACTGCTGTTTCAGAACCGGCATCGGAGTATATAAAAACACTTACTGATTCAAATATTGAACTAATACCAAATGGCATCGACATCAAAAAGTTTACACCAAAGTCTGGTACGCAGAGGCATGAGTCAACAATTCTGTATATTGGACGTCTAGAAAAAAGAAAGGGCGTCCTATATTTATTAAAGGCATTTGCTGAATTACAAAAGATAAATAGCCAAGCTCAGTTAGTTATTGCAGGAGATGGTCCGGATCGTCAAAAGTTGGAAATGTTTGTTGACGATAATAATATTGAACACGTTGAATTTTTGGGTTTTGTTGATGAAGCAACAAAAATTGAGTTACTGCATAGTGCTACAATATTCTGCTCTCCAGCCATCTATGGCGAAAGCTTCGGAATTGTTTTACTAGAAGCTATGTCGGCGGGTACAGTTACAGTTGCCAGTAATAACCCTGGATATGAAAGTGTTCTTAAAGAAACAGGTGCGATATCTATTGTAAACGTCAAAGATACTGCAGAATTTGCTAGACGTTTGCAGTTAATGATGGTTGACACTAAAATGCGTGATTTATGGGTTAAGTGGGCGAAGAATTATGTACAACAGTTTGAGTACGCTCGTATAGCTCAGCAGTATCTTGATATATATGAAAAAACTATGAAAGCCAAGAAGTGA
- a CDS encoding alpha/beta hydrolase produces MSKERYNLNEAIIPLNINGLHGRMLRVAPQNKKRREILMVYGHHASIERMIGFVEELNKYGAVTVPDLPGFGGMESFYSIGEKPSLDNLADYLAAFIKLRYKRRRITIMAMSLGFLITTKMLQKYPEIAKRVDILVSVVGFAHRDDFILPRRIKWPLRTMAEIFSRKYPAWFMRTFVLRAPIIRACYKLQGSSHSKLAGADKQEVDKRINFEIGLWQSNDIRTYMDTTISMLKADTCDVRVDLDVYHVAIDVDRYFDNHRVEQHLAIIYKNVYIIKSKEKVHAPTVVATAKEAAPFIPRELRRILSKS; encoded by the coding sequence ATGTCAAAAGAAAGGTATAACCTCAACGAGGCTATTATTCCATTAAATATAAATGGCTTACATGGTCGTATGCTTAGAGTTGCTCCGCAAAACAAAAAACGCCGAGAGATACTTATGGTCTATGGGCATCATGCCAGTATCGAGAGGATGATAGGTTTCGTGGAAGAACTTAACAAATACGGTGCCGTAACAGTACCTGATTTACCGGGATTTGGTGGTATGGAAAGCTTCTATAGTATTGGCGAAAAACCGTCGTTAGATAACCTCGCAGATTACCTAGCTGCATTCATAAAATTAAGATATAAAAGACGACGAATTACTATCATGGCGATGTCATTAGGATTTTTAATAACAACAAAAATGCTTCAGAAGTATCCAGAAATTGCAAAACGAGTCGATATTCTGGTTAGTGTTGTTGGCTTTGCTCATCGTGATGATTTTATTTTGCCAAGAAGAATTAAGTGGCCCTTGCGTACGATGGCGGAAATCTTTTCAAGAAAATATCCTGCTTGGTTTATGCGAACTTTTGTTCTTCGAGCTCCTATTATTCGTGCTTGCTATAAACTGCAAGGCAGTAGTCATAGTAAGCTTGCGGGGGCAGATAAGCAAGAAGTAGATAAACGCATCAATTTTGAAATCGGATTGTGGCAATCCAATGATATAAGGACATATATGGATACTACAATTTCTATGCTAAAGGCTGATACATGTGATGTTCGTGTAGACCTTGATGTTTATCATGTCGCAATAGATGTTGATAGGTATTTTGATAATCATCGTGTTGAGCAACATCTGGCGATTATCTATAAAAATGTATATATCATTAAATCAAAAGAAAAGGTGCATGCTCCAACTGTTGTAGCTACAGCAAAAGAAGCTGCACCGTTTATCCCTAGAGAGCTCCGACGTATATTAAGCAAATCATAA
- a CDS encoding M15 family metallopeptidase, translating into MKRIITISLIIVSILCAVGFLILNKNKSPAKSPTPQETQQPQNTTQNSFDKTKYSTSDPTSIWVVVNKKNGIPESFIPELVVPDVKLRLSPNEEQMQINKPTATAIKELFDGAEKEGVTLVFGSGYRSGVLQKQFYDSYKAKDGQKGADTYSARPGHSEHQTGFSADLDSVGNKCHLEICWEDTIEGKWIKDNAYKYGFIIRYPKDKQSITGYQYEPWHIRYVGKELSQELHKTNKTLEEFFDMPPAPDYN; encoded by the coding sequence GTGAAACGAATAATAACAATATCGCTAATTATTGTATCTATACTGTGCGCCGTTGGTTTTCTTATTCTCAACAAAAACAAATCTCCAGCAAAAAGCCCAACACCACAAGAAACTCAGCAACCACAGAACACAACCCAGAACTCTTTTGATAAAACAAAATATTCTACATCAGATCCAACTAGTATCTGGGTTGTCGTCAACAAGAAAAACGGTATTCCAGAGTCATTCATACCAGAGCTTGTTGTCCCTGACGTTAAGCTTCGCCTCTCTCCAAACGAAGAACAAATGCAGATCAATAAACCTACGGCTACTGCAATAAAAGAGTTATTTGATGGAGCCGAAAAAGAAGGTGTCACATTAGTATTCGGTAGTGGATACCGCTCTGGAGTATTACAAAAACAATTCTATGACTCCTACAAAGCTAAAGATGGTCAAAAAGGGGCCGATACATATAGCGCTAGACCAGGACATAGCGAGCATCAGACAGGTTTCTCTGCAGATCTTGATAGCGTAGGAAACAAATGCCATCTTGAAATTTGTTGGGAGGATACAATTGAAGGTAAGTGGATTAAAGACAATGCTTACAAGTATGGTTTTATTATTCGCTACCCAAAAGACAAACAATCTATAACAGGGTACCAGTATGAGCCTTGGCATATTCGATACGTTGGCAAAGAATTATCTCAAGAACTACATAAGACAAACAAAACACTTGAAGAGTTTTTTGATATGCCACCGGCGCCAGATTACAACTGA
- a CDS encoding CapA family protein, whose amino-acid sequence MSPQPYKKSRRKTPMIIFGIIILALIIVSVWLVFFKNNKTSNNTSSSVKEQQTDQASNQNKKRIRVIATGDFIPHDAINQEAKQADGSYEYTQMYGDMKKYFDNSDVKFCNQAVLGGGTEFGISGYPKFNSPTEFARDMAELGCNVINTGSNHVNDFSQDVISASVSAWDGLPGVKAVAGANRSPEEMNKVRYFEVKGVKFAFVSYTTYTNEPSPNGYSVTMYSDSLAKQQLTEARQNADIVIASLRWGTEYSTDVNTAQKNLAPKLANYGADIILGHGPHVLEPVDKIKLDDGREAIVWYSLGNFLNAQLDPPSLFNGIATMDIDPDSKKIQTTEYLPVYMHYEWTAQEKAQGDLMARHNFRMYTFEDGQEALEKSQNNTTFEEQKARITQTLNKLTQIKLISKDEFLQS is encoded by the coding sequence ATGTCACCACAACCATATAAAAAGAGTAGGCGTAAGACTCCAATGATAATTTTTGGGATTATTATTCTAGCATTAATTATCGTAAGTGTATGGTTGGTGTTTTTCAAAAACAACAAAACATCAAATAATACATCAAGTTCTGTTAAAGAACAACAAACCGATCAGGCGTCAAACCAAAACAAGAAACGTATTAGAGTAATAGCTACTGGCGATTTCATTCCTCATGACGCCATAAACCAAGAAGCCAAACAGGCAGATGGTAGCTATGAATATACACAGATGTATGGAGACATGAAGAAGTATTTTGACAATAGTGATGTTAAATTTTGCAACCAGGCGGTGCTTGGTGGTGGTACAGAATTTGGAATTAGTGGCTATCCAAAGTTTAACTCTCCAACAGAATTTGCGCGCGATATGGCAGAACTTGGGTGTAACGTGATAAATACAGGTAGCAATCATGTTAACGATTTCAGTCAAGACGTTATTTCTGCCTCAGTGAGCGCTTGGGATGGACTGCCGGGCGTGAAAGCAGTTGCTGGTGCTAATCGGTCACCTGAAGAGATGAATAAAGTTAGATACTTTGAAGTTAAAGGTGTAAAATTTGCATTTGTGTCATATACGACATATACTAACGAGCCGTCGCCGAATGGATATAGTGTTACGATGTATAGTGATTCATTAGCAAAGCAACAGCTTACAGAAGCACGCCAAAATGCCGATATTGTGATTGCTTCTTTGCGCTGGGGTACAGAATATTCTACAGATGTTAATACTGCTCAAAAAAATCTAGCACCCAAACTAGCAAATTATGGTGCGGATATTATTTTAGGTCATGGCCCTCACGTGCTTGAACCTGTTGATAAGATCAAACTTGATGACGGTAGAGAGGCGATTGTTTGGTATAGCCTTGGCAACTTTCTTAATGCTCAACTTGACCCTCCTTCTCTCTTTAATGGTATTGCTACTATGGATATCGATCCCGATTCTAAAAAGATTCAGACTACAGAGTATTTGCCGGTCTATATGCACTATGAATGGACAGCACAGGAAAAAGCTCAAGGTGACTTGATGGCAAGACATAATTTTAGAATGTATACTTTTGAAGATGGACAAGAAGCTTTAGAAAAGTCTCAAAACAATACAACATTCGAAGAACAAAAGGCACGCATTACGCAAACTCTCAACAAGTTAACACAAATCAAACTAATATCTAAAGATGAATTCCTTCAATCTTAA
- a CDS encoding YdeI/OmpD-associated family protein codes for MPGDVQEAITSSGLQQEYDSRPPYQRNDYIGWITKAKRTETRQKRIEQMLSELKVGNVYMKMSWSGQNKYSNK; via the coding sequence ATGCCAGGCGATGTGCAAGAAGCAATCACATCGAGCGGCCTACAGCAAGAATATGATAGTCGTCCGCCCTATCAAAGAAACGACTACATTGGCTGGATTACTAAGGCTAAACGAACTGAAACAAGACAAAAAAGAATAGAACAAATGCTATCCGAATTAAAAGTCGGGAACGTTTATATGAAAATGTCCTGGAGCGGACAAAATAAATATTCTAATAAATAA
- a CDS encoding metal-sensitive transcriptional regulator: MIQDIKKRATHRSKIIEGQFKGLVKAIENEEYCIDILTQSLAIQQSLRSLNKLVLENHMKTHVKEGMREGDDKTQQEIIDEMLKIYDLTNIRG; this comes from the coding sequence ATGATTCAAGATATTAAAAAACGCGCTACACATCGATCAAAGATTATTGAGGGACAGTTCAAGGGACTGGTTAAAGCTATTGAAAACGAGGAATATTGCATAGATATTCTCACCCAAAGCTTGGCCATTCAGCAGTCCCTCCGTTCACTAAATAAACTCGTGCTGGAAAATCACATGAAGACCCACGTAAAAGAAGGTATGCGTGAAGGAGACGATAAGACTCAGCAGGAAATTATTGATGAGATGTTAAAGATTTATGACTTAACCAACATACGAGGTTAA